GTCCAACTGTACAAGTTTTACAGCAGACAAACGAAACTCGAAAGTGTTTGTCGATAATACACCAGTATTGAGTTGACATTTTCCATGgcacacacaaaaataacagcaaagaCATAAGCAAACTAGAGAGCGGTAGATGACCTGCCACACACACACTGGCGCCATCCAAGTTATCTCTTActgacctaataaagtggccggtgagtgtacaGTAAAGTCACAGCACATCCATCGTGTTGATTACAGTTTACGATCACAAAACATCGGATTCTTtatgaaaatacaaacatttgaaaaatcagtgttAGTGAATTCTTTTACTGTTAAGAGACACCTGAACCTTATGGTAGAGCATGTTTAAGAGGAAAGTTCTTTATACTTATTTCTTGCTACTTAGTGTAATAATTTTGTTCAGGAAACCCTCTGATTCCAAGCcatattagaaaaataaacttaCCTTTGAAACGTTGTGAAGATAATCGCACAAGTCAGCGGTGATTTCAAAGTTTCTGTTCAGATGTTGCCTGGCGAGGGCCTTTTCTTGAtgtcacactgccacctagtgaCTGCTTAATGAATAACaaacataaattacattttagaaatgaCCCAAACAGGGTGAGTTAAGTACCCCTCATTTTCAATATTAGATCTCGAGACTCAAAATAAGCTCGACCTAACGGCTGCTCATACCATGTTctaatttcttgttttattttgtatcatttgCAAATGTCTGGTGCAATAATCACTAGAGGGACCTGAACACCATCTTAAATAATATAAGTCTCAAAAAATCCGTTTCATTCCCCACAGCTAATGAAACTATCTTAACTGGATTCAAATCACGGTGACGCACTGGTGCGAGACTGCATACGTTAACGAGGTGCATCTTAAATGTGTCCGTTAATCGCTAGAATTCGCCGTTGTCGGGAAACTCGTTTTCAATAAAGCGCTAAAATGAAGTGCTATAAAATAAAAGAGTGACAGAGAAAATTGGGAAAcagttgtttaaaaaacaaagttgAACGAAAACAGTGTAGAAGCAcgatacattcattttttttttttttgtcaaaaggcgctatatggagattttttttcttctgcattaTTTACGCAAGGATTTTCAATTAAAACAATACAGCTGATCTAACTTCTACTCATTTAGCttagaaaattcaaaaatattaacacgttttttatatatatatatatatatatatatatatatatatatatatatatatatatatattttcagcaaCACCTTCAGCAccgtttattttgttttatttattagtacTTACTTAACGGGTCATTCCCAAACTTTACAAAGCCTCTCTTTAGAAATACTCGTAATTGTCACgtttctcttcctcttttcttcctTGTTGTTCACTGATTAATTCCCTCATTAAATTAACAGACAGATCGCCCCGCACAGTGGTCACTTCTACACAGTCTTCGTTTGGACTGATCTGTCCGATGCCGTGACGTGCTGATTGCTCAGTTAAGCCGCACGAGCAGAAGAAGTGCCGCCAACTGTCTGGGCTCAAGCCGTCGCCGATGATTTAAACCCGCGCGCGCTCTCGTTCATGTTGCATTCCTGTTTCGCGCATTCACAGCATGGCACGTTTGGATTGCTGTTGTTTTTGCTGGATGGTCTTGTGCATGATTGCTGCTCGATTTGTGTCAGGGGATGTGTTTGTGACTAAGAAATGCGACGGTTTTCAGACGATGACCCTGTCATTTGATGGCTCTCCGACTGTTTTTCTTCAGAGTGAGTGCGACTTGTTCTCGACTATTGGCACTTGTCCGTGTCTGCGTCTTGGGTGAGGTTTGCTCACGTATATATTTGTATTCCGTAGAGACAAGGGGCGGACAGGTAAAGGTGACCAAAGATCTCCCAGGAATCGTTGTCCATGTTAAGTCTGGTCGCACTACACTGACGGTGCCCTTTTCTTCCCGGTATGGTTACGTGGCTGAGGAAGTGAGTAGCGCCGACGCTTACAAGGCTTGAATAAAAACTGCGTTCAACGGTGAGTCTTGAATTGAGGTCCGAGTCTCTCTTTTTGTCTCTTTAGAGTTCCCAGTATGTCGTGGTCATTTCCTTTGGACATGCCTCTAATTGGAGAACCTTCACATGCCCTAAACTATgtatgctattttattttatttttttggggagGGGGGCCCTAAGTGTCTCTCCCATCTTATAAATGTGATCTTTCACAGATCGGTTTGCTGCTCCTGCTGTTTATATATTGGCTATAAACACTGTACCTGAGAGATGTGCAGTAGCAGATAGTGAGAAGTTCCCTTGTGGAGGGTCTTCATCCATCACTCAAGTGGACTGTGAAGCCAACAACTGTTGCTACGATTTGAGCAGCAGCACCAGTCCATGCTACTATGCCAATGATGGTGAGTGGTATGGGGGGGGTGAGAGAAAAAAAGGTTGCTGCTAATGGATATTCATGCTtgtttgctttggccagtgactgtgcagtgcacccaggatggccagtttgtggtggtggtgtctgAAAATGTGACCCTTCCTCCCCTGGATCTTGGGTCCCTTCAGTTGGTGGACAGCAGTTCCCCCAGCTGCAGCCCTGTGACCAGCCGGTCCAGCTTTGTCATGTACCAGTTTCCAGTCAGTGCCTGTGGCAGCACAGTTCAGGTGAGGCCCCAAATGGGGATGTGTAGGAGTAAGGGGCTCTCCAGCTTGATCTTAATTGTTGAGTAATGAGATGTCTGTATTAGACCTGATGGCTTATGGTGGATGATCTAAACTAGAGAATGAGGAATCTGCCCTAGTAAAGGGGGATAAGGTTTGTCCTAAAGTTGTTGAACCTTACAAGCCTcagaaggacttttttttttttgctaatgacTTGGAAATGGAATCCCCACCATGGTCCACAGTAATTCTAATGTCCCTGTTTCAGCTGGCTGGTGGCAATGTGACTTACCAGAACACCATGTCTGCTGCCATCACTGTGAGGACTGGTCCAGAGGGCTCCATCACCAGGGACAGTGTCTACAAGTAAGGCTTCTGAACCTGCTTCCTCTAACCCTAAATGTGCTCTATCTGCTATGATGTGGTGTTTGTCTCAGGTTGttcttccagtgcacctactcgggaagccaggatgtgcgagtggaggctgaggtgtatactgtggcgccacctcttccagtagtagaGCAAGGGCCATTTGACCTGGAATTAGTCATTGCTACAGGTAAAGTGTGGGGTGGGGTCCATGATTTGATTTACTACTTCACAATTCTGGTGGATTTGTAGTTCAGATCATGCAGTTGGTGTGCCATTTACACTAATGTTCCCTACATTCCATGGCCAGATTCCTCCTATGGCTCCTACTATGTGGATGCTGACTACCCTGTGACCAAAACTCTGAGGGATCCTGTGGCTGTGGAAGTGCACATCGTGAACAGGACTGACCCTAACCTTGTTCTGACTCTTGGGGACTGCTGGGTCACTCCAGGACCTTCTGCTTCCAGCCAGCCCCAGTGGAGCCTTCTGGTGAATGGGTAGGTGCTCCCTTTGAGGGTGGGGAGGAGAGGTTGGCTGTTCATTGAGTGGGTGTGTTTTGCCCAGGTGCCCATACACGGGGGACAACTACTTGACCAGCTTGGTGACTGTGGACAGCACTTCTGGAGTGGCCTACCCAAGTCATTACAAGAGATTTGTCTTTGAGATGTTCACTTTTGTGGACCCTGTAGCTTGGCAAGCCTTGGCTGAAAAGGTGGGTTTTGTGGCAAAGGGGAATCCTGCCTTGTGGTCTTGCATGAAATACTTTGTAGTGGGCTTCAGATTGGAGTTGTGTATCCTTACACTTCACAAGGAGCCTAAACTGCAAAGAAGCTTCTGCCCTCTGATGTGATGTCACCACTGTGTCCTTGCTGTCTCTGTAgatcttcatctactgtgttgCTGCTGCCTGCTATCCCTCTGCCACAGACCCCTGTACTCAGAGCTGCCCTGTAAGAAGTGAGTAGCCCATGGTGGTTGGTTTTTGGCTGTGGTGTCTGATTATAGAAAATGGTGTCTGAATAGCTTCAGTTACAAGGCACTGAATGAATCGTATCAGGACTGCTTGTCTCGCAGTTACTGGGTGAGAAATCTGGTTGGATGCCTTTGTAAGGATTTGGTGGGTGTGTGAAACTAAACCCTACTATTTCAGGATCTGGCAGAGCTGCAGACAAGTTGGCACGAATTGCTTCATCCAGGAAGAATGTGCTCCTTTACAGTGGTCCTGTGGTCTTTGAGGCTGACCAGGTGACATCATCCAGGCTGGAGCAGGAAGGTAACAATCTGGATCCTCCTCCTAGATTAGGCCAGAGCTCTCATGGGTTTGGCTGATTTCTCATCTCCTCCCAAACCCCCAATTTGGTCTGTCTTCACTGTATGGCTTGGATAGTAAATGTCCTTTTTGTCTTTCTCCCACAGACTCTCTTCCCACTGGATACCACGGGCTGGTAGCTGCTGCTGCCATGTTGATGGTAGTCCTTGTTTTGGCTGTAGTTGCTTTGAGGAGGCTGAACCAGCAGAAAGTTaatctgaaattttaataaaGGCTCTTTTACCTCATAAATGGTTGGCATCTACCTTGTCTTGTGCAAGTTAAATGTTTAGTTAACCTGTGGGTCTAGGGTCCAAGTTCCATCTGTTGACTTAAGCTGCTTATGAAATGGGTGGTGACCTGCACTTCAGATGGACCCTTTTGTTTCATCATTCACGGCTTGCCTCCTTTTTATTTGTTATCCCACTACCACTCTTTGCCAAGTCTAATGGATTGTCAGATGACCAGAGAAGTGTCTGCTTGTGCAGGACTGCCTTATATTAAACTCTCTGGGTCTGTCTGAGCGACCCTCTGTCCTGAATGGCTCATTGAAACACATGGCTGCTTTtgacctcattttttttttttttttctccctcttcaTACTGATGTTGCACATTGGCTAAGGGAATGTGCCAGGGTGGCTGCTTTAAGCATTGGCACAGCTTGATTGCATCAATGATCAGGGGTGTATGGGTTTCTCACCCCCAGTCC
This genomic window from Polypterus senegalus isolate Bchr_013 chromosome 4, ASM1683550v1, whole genome shotgun sequence contains:
- the LOC120528242 gene encoding zona pellucida sperm-binding protein 4-like — protein: MARLDCCCFCWMVLCMIAARFVSGDVFVTKKCDGFQTMTLSFDGSPTVFLQKTRGGQVKVTKDLPGIVVHVKSGRTTLTVPFSSRYGYVAEESSQYVVVISFGHASNWRTFTCPKLYRFAAPAVYILAINTVPERCAVADSEKFPCGGSSSITQVDCEANNCCYDLSSSTSPCYYANDVTVQCTQDGQFVVVVSENVTLPPLDLGSLQLVDSSSPSCSPVTSRSSFVMYQFPVSACGSTVQLAGGNVTYQNTMSAAITVRTGPEGSITRDSVYKLFFQCTYSGSQDVRVEAEVYTVAPPLPVVEQGPFDLELVIATDSSYGSYYVDADYPVTKTLRDPVAVEVHIVNRTDPNLVLTLGDCWVTPGPSASSQPQWSLLVNGCPYTGDNYLTSLVTVDSTSGVAYPSHYKRFVFEMFTFVDPVAWQALAEKIFIYCVAAACYPSATDPCTQSCPVRRSGRAADKLARIASSRKNVLLYSGPVVFEADQVTSSRLEQEDSLPTGYHGLVAAAAMLMVVLVLAVVALRRLNQQKVNLKF